The region GGTGGTCGCGTCCCGCCCCCGCCGGCAGCGCCATCCGCCAGTACGCGTCCGACGCCGCCAGCGTCAGCGCCGACCGCGCCACGCACATCTCCGACCGCGTCCGCGCCACGCCGCCGAAAAACGGCTGTATCAATAACAAACCCTTGACTCCGACGCCGATTGAATTCGCCCTCAGCCCCACATTATAAGCGATGTTAGCCCCGGCGCTGTCGCCGCCGAGGAATATTCTAGAGAAATCGCATCTGCCGGCCCACCACTCGCTGCCGACGCCAGCGAACTCCTGCTGCTTGGCCCAGACAGCCGCCTTGACGCCGTCGTCGTAGGCCGCGGGGAGGGGGTGCTCCGGCGCCAGCCTGTAGCTGACGGAGAAGACGGCGCAGCCGGCTCTGGCGGCGAGCTTGGCGAGTAGTTCGTGGTAGCAGCTCCAGGATGCGGAGCCGACGCAGAATCCGCCGCCGTGGAAGTAGAGGAGCAAGGGCAGTTTGTTGGCGGCGGTTGGGACGTAGATACGTGCCCAGAGATTGGTGTACTTGTCGATGATCGCGTCGCGGCAAGTGACCCCGAGGTCAGGGACCAATGAGCACCCAACATTTGGCACGATTTCGGGGCGATCCACGTGGCCGTCGTTGTGTACCTTAATGAGGCCCTCAATTTCCTCAACTACTTGAAGTTTTTGTTGGGGAGCTTTGCTTTTCATTTGGAGTCTGCTCAGATCTGTGCCCATTATCATCGCAGACATTTGAATAGggagaaattaattatatatctaTCTATGAATGCTTTGTTGAGGACAAATTTGGGGTTGGAGTAGGTTGTCTTTATAGAGAGTGAGAGACAAGTTGACGGAGGAAAAGATAAGATTGAAAGTCGCGCATATATCTAATCCTCGCAATTTGGACATAATGCTTTGATTATTTTGAAGTTTTGTCATGTTTGTGTACCTGCAATATTATTGGGTTATGTCGTTACTAGATCGTTAATGTGTTGTGGCGTCACAAATTAGATCGTGTTTGTGATTGTATCAGAGTGTTGTTGTTACTGGATCGTTATTTTGTCTCGAAAACATAAATTATATCGTGTTTGTGACATCATGAGTCATGTTGTGTTCATGTTTCTGGCGAGGGTTTTTCTTTTCGTACCATTTTCGAGTTTAGCCTATGATATCTTATctacacgataacgacccggcACATACAATTATAGTCATGACTAATGAAAGAAATATTGATCTTCTTTTCTTCAGGTATTAATTTTCGGTACTATTATCGCGTGAGATTTTGATATTTGACCGTAGAATATATGTACATAAGTGTATCAGGAGTATATGAGAAATATACAAGTGGAAGAGGCCGGCACGTCGTCACGTGAACAaggttgtaacttgtattttgATCTGAAGAAGCCTTTCGTTCGCCATTTTTATGCAGTTATATAAGTGTTCAATTATTCAAACAACTAAAGACAATATCTGattaatatttagttttttttataagtgCGGCTATTTGGAGAGTcgtacaaaatatttaaaacaagAAGACGttaaaatttaactaaaataattCTAAGTCAATTGATATTAATGCTACTAGCTACTTAATTAGTAGCAATTTGATATatgtattatttataattataaatatacttATGCGGAAAAAACTTCCTAGTATTTAGGAGTAGTATTTGTTGAGGAGTATTCTAGTGAGAACTGAAAAgcatattatttctttaatacataattattaGTCGTTATCATAATATATATCAATCACTGATATTGAGTCAAAAACCGATATGTTTTGTGATGATACCAAGTAATATCAATGTATTTGTGAACTAATATAGTTTTGTGTTCTGACTTTAAGAAAAgtttcaataaaatattttaaaatgataacTTTGATAAGTGAAAAATCATACTTCAATTTTCTAATACATTAATATCAGTTACTAATATTGAGTTAGAAACTAATATTCATTAATCTATAAACTAATATTAAGTTAAAATcatgtatattttgtgataTCAACCAATATTAATGTATTTGCAAACAGATTTTATGTTTTgagtttaaaaaaattgtatcaTGGTCCGTCTCCactaaaattattataaaaatgcaGAATTgaaaggattttttttttcatgataTTAAACAATCAACCATCCACGTGTCAAACGAAACaggactttttttttctttcaaaaaaccaatgttttaaaaaccggaccggaccggccggttcgaccgttTCAATCGCGAACCGGTAGGTGGTCCGGTCCGGTTAGCACTATAAAACCAGTGACATGTTCAACCGCCATGAACCGCCGAAATCGGCCGGTCGGACCTGTCTGGCcgggaaccggaaaccggttcaaaaagcttttcaaaattttattctaaaattttggccttgataggagtcgaactcaagacctcccggtgaacttaccaacaattctaccactacaccacaaggacttcttggtagtaatatgaacataaattattttcatatgttaaacacgaaatatttatctatataaactaataattcgTGTTTAATACGTTTATACGtatattaagaatatgtgattaattatattaaaagtttactactatttgattatatactaggagtatttactaatatatgtttttaatttatgtttattcatatatctttgtgtataatattattttgccgcattactttttgaaaataatactatgaacttatttatttttatacataaatattaaattttttatttacaataacttactactagtataatttatatatttaattatatttgttgttaaaaattaataaaattctatcattcactaaaaatatattcttttaattttatattctttaagataattcattttaattttatatattcttttaagaaattgtaattttaatatttcttatattttaattatacttttacaatcactaatgttttataatataggagtttataattatgcatagagtttaatactagtttttaatattgtgtattataatttattattgtatttaaacttactgtcattaaatattctaatatactagtacaaagacttgttttctataataatactattaaatgtataatactataatatttattgataaaacatttattaaattttattatttactactaaataaataaatatatatataaatagtattccggttcaaccaatggttcgaccagtgaaccggttgaaccagtgaaccagtaatgacgccggttcgcttgccggtccggtttttaaaacattgcaaaaAACGAATCGATATTGGTGGGCACGGAGAAGTGGGTAAGATTTGGTTTATGTGTTTGTGTACTATGCAATCATCAAAATCATGACAATTAAGAATATAATTGGATGTATGTAgacattatatatataatatgatTGGTGGAAGCCAAACTTAATTATTGGTTGTGGTATGACAAATGAGAGAGGCCAACATTATTATACGTTAAttaatatagaaattaaaaGATTCATCTAATCAAGTCAAAAATGAGACGACCTAACTTCAGTTTGTCTCCcacaatatatattttataactACCAAAACAAAATTTCAGTCAAATTTGTGTTCTGGACTATTCATGCACGCAATAACTCATTATTaggacatatatatatatatatatatatatatatatatatatatattatatatatatatatataatatatatatatatatatatatatatgagattTTCAGGTGATATGTGGAGtactattataatttataaagttTCATTTTCTTCCTATACTAAATAGTACTATGACATTTATAAACTTAAAACTATGGATTGCCATGTTCTGATTAGGATAAACTAGATAACTATATGTGTTTGATTTATGTATATATGCGATAGATAATTTTTGTGGCAAAAGAGAATGAAAAGGAATAAAGGAAATGCAACGTAGATATGAAATTGAGAACAAAATCTTCCAAGTACACAAACAAATGGGCAAATATATTTCTTTATTCCTCATCATTTTTTTTTGACCATCATTGTTTCCACAAGTAGGATAGAGCCACAACAAATGGACAAGTGATCAGGTCTCTCCTATTCTGGAAAAATCTGGAATCTTTCTAACCACCTTTTCCTCTCCTTTTTATAGGGTTCCCCATGTTTATTAATAAACATTTTTAACTATTATTATTAGGTCAACTAATCaatttatatgtttaattttGCATGCACTAAGCCAGTCATGCACAATTATATTAGGTATATTTATGTTTAGAGTTGAGCTGCATTAGAGAGTGAGATAGCGAGAGATATGAAGACACAAAGAGTCAGAAAGTCCGAACTTGAGAGACCGGGGATATAAGTTGGGACCAGGTATCTAGCTTTGCGGGTGTTTTTGTGTTGTCTCTTCTCTCCGCTTGTTGTGCTTTTTGTCGTTGTTGTTGTTTGTGAGGCGCTTTTGGTTGAGttcttttttagtttttcgATTGTTTGGGTGGGTGCGTTGGTTTTTTGGCCATTGACGTGTTTTGTTGGTGGTCTGTCAAGTAGCTCTGAGTGTTGTTGTTTAACGCTTCTTTTGTTTGGGAGTTTTTTACACTGGGCTTGCTTGCTTACCGTTTTTGGCTTCAGCATctttgatatataaaaaaaatgatgcagttatgttattttattcacatattttcatgaagGCATCGAAGAGTAAAAAAGTTGTAATATTATTGGGGTGAATCTTGACGAAGACTTGAATTTGCCAATGTGATATTATCCACATTATAAAAGCAGACCGAAGTCGGCACCGAATTCCCTAACTCCAGAAGATAAATGTTCGTCGAGGAAAAATATCACGATTTTATTCCAATCcagatatatatgtataattattCTACGAAAAAATGGAATCGTATTTTATAATGTAATCAACCATaaactatacaacaaatatgcATCTTCAACATTACTATTAGTTAGAATATAATCTAGATGCATCATCACGGGCTGGTATAAAGCTTCATGCCATCCGGTAACTTTTTTTTCGAATTCGAATTTACATTAAATAAAGacacattaaataaaatattaatcttTATGAAAGAAAATTCTACCaaattatgtatatatactCTTGATACAAGGAACACGTAACATATAGAACACTTCAAGTCTCAAGAAATCCTTATCGTTCTATTTCTCCAGCttaatttcatctcttttatataaaatattagtcGGGCGTAATATAACCTATTGAAGATTACATGGGTATAAACTCATAATGGAAATACAAATCGAAACTTTAAGCCGTAATGATATAAGCCAAGTCGATGAGTCATCTtttcgcaagacgaaatacgccacGATAGTGCTTTCGGATTGGTGTATCGTCCCCAAatataaaacggcttcgtctctgaagtagcagcactgCTAACAGCAGAGCTTTGGCGAACCGAATGATGGTGATGAAAGAGCTTTGATAGAAAGACAAAGCTGAGGGAGAGAGCTTGCTATGCAGAGAGAATGTGATAGTTGGGTGTTAGAATGCATGAATGGCTATCATATTTATAGATGTAGTCCACAACACATGGGGGATGGAATCAACACACACATTATGGTTTGACTATAACCGCCAGGGTAACAAGCCGTTACGGGTGCCAGAGCTGGAGCTAGAGGCTAAACCTGGAAGAGCGTATACGGACATACTGCGCGTctagtgatggttgggcgaattttttatggtagtaaatgcaggtaaaagaaaatatagatcacgacacaaggaattacgtggttcgatttactgaggtaaatctacatccacgggaagaaaggagggcaagattgtattgcttgatctggtttaccagcttacaaatacagacttgctatatgatatttgatgtctagagagctttttctCCCTCGTTTTCCCCTccttagtctatctgatctaagttctatttatacattgaactaagatcgtggcttgcatcaccactaactaggtcgtggcttacatcatcactaattaggtcgtggcttacatcatcactaattagatcgtggatgtcgtggaggtcatgagatccagcatgggtccaccactaaatagatcgtgtagtggaggtcgtggaggttctgcatgagtccactatctcccagttcggtcgaatactgagaccgaact is a window of Salvia splendens isolate huo1 unplaced genomic scaffold, SspV2 ctg695, whole genome shotgun sequence DNA encoding:
- the LOC121790984 gene encoding probable carboxylesterase 6; amino-acid sequence: MSAMIMGTDLSRLQMKSKAPQQKLQVVEEIEGLIKVHNDGHVDRPEIVPNVGCSLVPDLGVTCRDAIIDKYTNLWARIYVPTAANKLPLLLYFHGGGFCVGSASWSCYHELLAKLAARAGCAVFSVSYRLAPEHPLPAAYDDGVKAAVWAKQQEFAGVGSEWWAGRCDFSRIFLGGDSAGANIAYNVGLRANSIGVGVKGLLLIQPFFGGVARTRSEMCVARSALTLAASDAYWRMALPAGAGRDHPWCSTAGSEFGILRRAGAAVLVCVAEADILRDRNLEFCGGLAREGVRVEQVVSKGVGHAFHILNKSRLAQTRLHELLSHVKNFVGR